One Coprobacter fastidiosus genomic window, ATATTTATGAGAAATGGGATTATACAGTTTATCGGGGTGCGACAATATGTTTATTGTAGAAAGTGCTAAAATAAGAGACAAAGCGTACCACCAACGGGTATATGAATAGTTGCTCCACAGGTTGAAAGAGGCATTTAACGGTGCGATCAGAGAAATAATGACCAGACATATCAGAAGTTGAGACAACCAGTTACGGGGATGCTGCCGAATGAATGAAACTGCCAGTATTGCGCCTGTGATCGGTAGAAAAGCACCTATTGAACTCCAGTTGAGAATTTGGGGATAAAAGGCAGGGATTTCAAGACTTCCTGCCGGCATGAATAAGGCCCTGAGACGTTCTAATATGTTGAATATGCCTGTTTTGAATTTCCAAATCCTATCGACTCTCGGAGCTTCTGAGATTTTATACCATGCCGGAAGTATCAGAAATGCAGTTAATAATATTCCTAAAATTCCTTCGATGAGTATTGCCGAATAATCGTTTCGTTTATTGCCAGCCCAATCTCCCGATTTGAATCTGAAGAGAGCATAAATTACGATAAATATTCCTGAAGATACGAAAAAATAATAATTGGTAAGCAGGTTGATGAAAACGGCAAAGGTCAGTAATCCCGGAATCCGTTTCTTTTTGTAGAGTCGTAATTCCAAAGCTGTCGGAATTAAGGGAAAAAGTGCTATAACATCGGTAAAATGATTAAATTGCGTATTTAGAATCGTAAACGAGGAGAATGTATATAGCAACGACCCTATAATTGCATATATAGGTTTCTTTATAAAAATTCTGAAATAGAGAAAAGAGGTAATCCCGCAGACGAAAAATTTTAATAAAATTGAAACGGTAATTCCTTGTAGGATATGGTTTTCAGGAAATAAGGTGGCTATCCAGACAAATGGACTTCCCACAGTATAAAAGGCATATCCTCCTAAAAAGTTGTCTCCTAAAAATGAATTCCAACTCCAGTAGGGCATCCCCGTTGAGAACATTCGTTTAGTCTCAAGTATAAACGGTATTTGCTGAGTAATATAATCTGCTTTTGAGACAAAATATCCCCCATGTTGTATAATGGAGGGCAACATACCTGCAAATGCGGTTATTAGGCTTAATATACCTGATAATAGTATATTTACGAATATATTTATACGCCCGTGTTTTTCCATGGGAAGGCAAATTTATAATTCTTCTTGTTCCAGAATATTTTGTAACGTAAGAACCGCCTCTTCTACCGTTTTTATATGGGTGATAGATATAGATCGTTTTCCCTTGATTTCCCTCAGTTGGCACTGTCGGGGATTCTTTTGCAGATAACTTAATACTTTACCGAAAACAGGAGACTGAAAATAGCGGATGTTATTATCCGAAACAAAAAACAGATTCATCTTTTCCTGTTTCAATACTACTTTTTCCATACCTAACTGTTTGGCCAGTTGTCGGAGGGTAACGATACGGATAAGCTCTTTCCCTTCATGAGGTATGCGTCCGAACCTATCTTCCAGTTTTGCTGAGAATGCTTGTATGTCCGAGGCTCGTTCCATATTATCCAACTCCTGATAGAGGGAAATCCGTTCCGAGTCATTCGGGATGTAGCTGTTGGGAAATAATAGTTCCATGTCTGATTCTATGGTGCAGTCGCTGACAAATGTTTCTCGTTCGCCGGGAAGAACCACGCTATTTTCGTTATAAACATCCGTAAATTCCTCATTTTTCAATTCTTCTACAGCTTCTTTCAATATTTTTTGGTAGGTTTCATATCCTAAGTCTGCAATGAATCCGCTTTGTTCTGCCCCCAATAAATTCCCTGCTCCTCGAATATCCAGATCTTGCATGGCGATATGTATTCCGCTTCCAAGTTCTGAAAAACTCTCTATCGCTTGTAATCGGCGGCGGGCATCCACACTCAGTTCTCGCAATGGTGGAGTAAGGAGATAACAAAAAGCCTTTTTATTGCTTCTGCCTACACGTCCCCGTAATTGATGAAGTTCGCTTAACCCGAAATTTTGAGCATTATTGATAATAATCGTGTTGGTGTTGGGCATGTCGATTCCCGATTCGATGATGGTGGTCGCTATCAATACATCATAGTCGTAATTTGTAAAATCGATAATTGCTTGTTCGAGTTTTTCGGGTTCCATTTGTCCGTGACCTACGATTGTTCTGGCGTCCGGAATAAGGCGATGTACGAGATTTTCCAGTTCATAAAGCTGTTTTACTCTGTTATTGACGATAAATACCTGGCCGTTTCGACTCATTTCGAAATTGATGGCTTCTTTGATAATATCTTCATTAAATCCGTGAACCTCGGTCTGTATCGGGTATCTGTTAGGGGGGGGAGTCGTTATGGCCGAAAGATCCCGAGCACCCATTAACGAAAATTGTAAAGTACGAGGAATCGGTGTTGCTGACATGGTCAAAGTATCTACATTTGTCTTTATTTGTTTCAGTTTTTCTTTAACGGCAACTCCGAATTTCTGTTCTTCATCGATGATAAGTAATCCTAAATCTTTAAATTTTACATCTTTTCCTATGATGCGGTGTGTACCTATCAGTATGTCGATTTTACCTTCTGATAAGTTTTTGAGTATCTGTCGTGTTTCTGCAGAAGTTCTTGCCCGGCTTAGGTAGTCTACTTTAACGGGAAAATCTTTAAGTCGTTCGCTAAATGTTTTATAGTGTTGAAATGCCAGTACGGTAGTTGGGACAAGAACAGCTACTTGCTTATTATCGCATGCAGCTTTAAAAGCAGCCCGGACTGCAATTTCAGTTTTTCCGAATCCGACATCTCCGCATATCAGCCTGTCCATAGGGCGTTCTTTCTCCATATCGGCTTTTACTTCGGCTGTCGATTTCAATTGATCGGGTGTGTCCTCATAAATAAATGACGCTTCGAGTTCTTGCTGCATGAATGTGTCGTGGGAAAATGCGAATCCTTTTTCTTCTTTTCTTTTGGCATACAGTTTGATAAGATCGCGGGCAATATCTTTCATCTTGCTCTTGGTCTTTTCTTTCATCCGTTCCCATGCTCCTGTCCCTAATTTGTTGATTCGGGGAGGTTCTCCTTCTTTTGCCCGGTATTTGGCTAATTTGTGCAGAGCGTGTATGCTGACGAAAAGAATGTCGTCATTTTGATAAATGAGTTTAATGACTTCTTGCATTTTTCCATTGATCTCTGTTCGTATCAGTCCTCCGAATTTTCCGACACCGTGATCTATGTGAACGATATAATCTCCTATTTCGATTTGTTGCAGTTCTTTAAGTGAGAGAGCGAGTTTTCCCGAACGGGCTTTGTCGCTTTTCAGACTGTATTTGTGGAATCGGTCGAACAATTGATGGTCTGTAAAAAAGCAGGCTTTCAATTCCCGGTCTATAAAACCTTCGTGTAGTGTTTTCTGTACAGGGGTGAACGAGATATTTTCACCTTTATCTTCAAAAATGCTTTGAATACGTTGTATCTGTTTTTCGCTGTCGCTTAAAATATAAAGAGTATATCCCTCTTTCAAGAAAGAGGTGAACGAATCGATAACCAGTTCGAAATTCTTGTGATAGATCGGTTGAGGCGAGCATTCTATTCTCAGAATGGCTGCGTCTGGGGAAAGACTTTTATTCCCATAATCGATTCGTTTAAATTCGAATATTTTTTTGCGGAATGTGTCCGGGTCTATGATTTTTTTTCCTGCATTAAGATCGCCTTCTTCGGTTATCAATAATTGATCGGACAGAGTTTCTCCGGCAATTCCGTTGATTCGTTCTATGCACCATGCCAGATCTCTGAATCCGAAAATTGTTTTCGGATCGATAAACTCCAGAAAAGAGATGCCGTTAGCTTCGTTATTCATCATGTTGGGAATAATGAATATCTCTTCGAATTGATCATTGGACAATTGCGACTCTATATCGAAAGATCGGATACTTTCGATGTCATCTCCGAAAAAATCGATACGGTAGGGCTGGTCGAAAGAAAAAGAATAAACATCGAGAATACTGCCTCTTACAGCATATTGTCCCGGTTCATATACGTAATCGACTCGCTCGAAGCCATATTTGAAAAGAATATCCGAAATGTTCGTGATGTCTGCTTTCCCGTTCTTTACCAAGTGGATCGTTTTCTCAGATAGTGTGGTTTCTCTGACGACTTTTTCAGCCAAAGCTTCCGGACAAGTAACAACGATCAAAGATCGGTCGGTCTGCCTCAGACGGTTAAGAGTTTCTGTCCGTAGTATTTCGTTTGCCGCATCCACTTGTCCGTATTTAATGGCACGTTTATAGCCGGAAGGAAAAAATACGATATTTCCTTCTCCTTGTATTTGCACCAAATCATGATAAAGATATCCTGCTTCTTCCATATCGTTCGCAACCAGAACGACAGGCCTTCCGCAAGTGGATAGTGACGAGAGCAATAACGAGGCTGCAGAACCTTGTAGTCCGGTTATGTGGATTGTCTTTGTCCGGTTATCCGCAACAAGATTTTGTAATGCTTTTTGCCGGGCAGGCGTATTGAAAAGCGTATATAATGAGTCGATTTTCATTTTGTAGAAATAATCATCCGTAAAGTTTGACAAAAATACATCTTTTTGATCAAACTGCGAGATAGAAATTATTGCATGTTAATCATTATTTACTATTCATTTTACGTAGTTTTTCAATTTGTAGTATCTTTGTCACATTGATTTTTTGATAAATAAACGATTTATCGATAGGCTCATGAGCTCGAATGTGAAATCTGACGGGGTGGTGATTATCCCGACTTATAATGAAAAAGAGAATATAGAAAATATCATTTGCAAAGTTCTTTCTTTGGAACATGCGTTCGATATTTTGGTAATTGATGATGGTTCGCCGGATGGAACGGCGGATATAGTGAAGCGGTTGATGACAGAA contains:
- the mfd gene encoding transcription-repair coupling factor — encoded protein: MKIDSLYTLFNTPARQKALQNLVADNRTKTIHITGLQGSAASLLLSSLSTCGRPVVLVANDMEEAGYLYHDLVQIQGEGNIVFFPSGYKRAIKYGQVDAANEILRTETLNRLRQTDRSLIVVTCPEALAEKVVRETTLSEKTIHLVKNGKADITNISDILFKYGFERVDYVYEPGQYAVRGSILDVYSFSFDQPYRIDFFGDDIESIRSFDIESQLSNDQFEEIFIIPNMMNNEANGISFLEFIDPKTIFGFRDLAWCIERINGIAGETLSDQLLITEEGDLNAGKKIIDPDTFRKKIFEFKRIDYGNKSLSPDAAILRIECSPQPIYHKNFELVIDSFTSFLKEGYTLYILSDSEKQIQRIQSIFEDKGENISFTPVQKTLHEGFIDRELKACFFTDHQLFDRFHKYSLKSDKARSGKLALSLKELQQIEIGDYIVHIDHGVGKFGGLIRTEINGKMQEVIKLIYQNDDILFVSIHALHKLAKYRAKEGEPPRINKLGTGAWERMKEKTKSKMKDIARDLIKLYAKRKEEKGFAFSHDTFMQQELEASFIYEDTPDQLKSTAEVKADMEKERPMDRLICGDVGFGKTEIAVRAAFKAACDNKQVAVLVPTTVLAFQHYKTFSERLKDFPVKVDYLSRARTSAETRQILKNLSEGKIDILIGTHRIIGKDVKFKDLGLLIIDEEQKFGVAVKEKLKQIKTNVDTLTMSATPIPRTLQFSLMGARDLSAITTPPPNRYPIQTEVHGFNEDIIKEAINFEMSRNGQVFIVNNRVKQLYELENLVHRLIPDARTIVGHGQMEPEKLEQAIIDFTNYDYDVLIATTIIESGIDMPNTNTIIINNAQNFGLSELHQLRGRVGRSNKKAFCYLLTPPLRELSVDARRRLQAIESFSELGSGIHIAMQDLDIRGAGNLLGAEQSGFIADLGYETYQKILKEAVEELKNEEFTDVYNENSVVLPGERETFVSDCTIESDMELLFPNSYIPNDSERISLYQELDNMERASDIQAFSAKLEDRFGRIPHEGKELIRIVTLRQLAKQLGMEKVVLKQEKMNLFFVSDNNIRYFQSPVFGKVLSYLQKNPRQCQLREIKGKRSISITHIKTVEEAVLTLQNILEQEEL